A window from Planococcus maritimus encodes these proteins:
- a CDS encoding rhodanese-related sulfurtransferase, whose amino-acid sequence MQNHTHNVLLYYLYTPIENPEDFAAEHLAACKELGLKGRILVSDEGINGTCSGTIEQTEQYMEMMKNDSRFADIVFKIDEADGHAFKKMHVRAKKEIVHLGLEEDINPNELTGNYLEPEEFYKLMQDQDTVVIDARNDYEYDLGHFRGAVRPDVETFRDLPEWIRENKEQFEGKKILTYCTGGIRCEKFSGWMKREGFDDVNQLHGGIVTYGKDPEVQGKLWDGQLYVFDERIAVPVNRVEHTIVGKDHFTGEPCERYVNCANPECNAKILSSEENEHKYMRSCSDECREHPRNRYAFEHGLTGAEVQQRLDALKETSQS is encoded by the coding sequence ATGCAAAATCATACACATAACGTTTTACTGTATTACCTATATACCCCAATCGAGAATCCGGAAGATTTCGCAGCTGAGCATTTGGCCGCCTGCAAAGAATTGGGATTGAAAGGCCGCATTCTCGTATCAGACGAAGGAATCAACGGCACATGCTCCGGCACGATCGAGCAAACTGAACAATATATGGAAATGATGAAGAACGATTCGCGCTTTGCCGACATCGTTTTTAAAATCGATGAAGCGGATGGCCATGCTTTCAAAAAAATGCATGTTCGTGCGAAAAAAGAAATCGTTCACCTTGGACTTGAAGAAGATATTAACCCGAATGAATTGACCGGCAATTATTTGGAGCCGGAAGAATTTTATAAATTGATGCAAGATCAGGATACGGTAGTCATCGATGCACGCAATGACTATGAATACGATTTGGGACATTTCCGCGGCGCGGTGCGTCCAGACGTTGAAACTTTCCGCGATTTGCCAGAATGGATCCGCGAAAACAAAGAGCAGTTTGAAGGCAAGAAAATTTTGACGTATTGCACGGGCGGAATCCGCTGTGAAAAATTCTCAGGCTGGATGAAACGCGAAGGCTTCGATGATGTCAACCAACTTCACGGCGGCATCGTCACTTACGGCAAAGACCCGGAAGTTCAAGGCAAGCTTTGGGACGGACAGTTATACGTCTTTGATGAGCGCATCGCTGTACCGGTCAATCGCGTTGAACACACGATTGTCGGGAAAGACCATTTCACAGGCGAACCTTGTGAACGCTATGTTAACTGCGCGAACCCTGAATGCAACGCGAAAATATTGTCTTCAGAAGAAAACGAGCACAAGTACATGCGCTCATGTTCAGACGAATGCCGTGAACATCCACGCAACCGCTATGCTTTTGAGCATGGCTTGACAGGCGCGGAAGTACAACAGCGTCTTGATGCGTTAAAAGAAACTTCACAATCGTAA
- a CDS encoding 2-hydroxyacid dehydrogenase, giving the protein MKPILFITQKLPTEAVAELHDVYEVRMWPEEERNAPREKLLEEAKEAQALWTMLGDQIDRELFESAPHLKIVVNLAVGYNNVDLDAAREHNVIVTNTPDVLTETTADLTFALMLATARRLVEAERMVRTGEWQAWTPMGMTGQNVHGSTVGIIGMGRIGEAVCRRAQGFNMEVIYHNRTRKNLEDADYAELDDLLKRSDFVVILAPLTEQTKGIIGERELALMKDTAILINCGRGGIVDEQALYKALNSKAIWGAGLDVFEQEPLPLDHPLQTLPNLTVTPHIGSATVQTRYAMMELNKKALLACANSKPIKNRVC; this is encoded by the coding sequence ATGAAACCGATTTTATTCATTACCCAAAAATTGCCAACAGAGGCAGTGGCTGAGTTGCACGACGTCTACGAGGTGCGCATGTGGCCAGAAGAGGAACGCAATGCACCACGTGAAAAACTACTGGAAGAAGCGAAAGAAGCGCAGGCGCTGTGGACGATGCTAGGCGACCAAATCGACCGTGAGCTGTTCGAGTCGGCGCCGCATTTGAAAATCGTCGTCAATTTGGCGGTCGGTTATAATAATGTGGATCTTGATGCAGCGCGAGAACATAACGTGATCGTGACGAATACGCCAGACGTTTTGACAGAAACAACGGCTGACTTAACATTTGCGCTAATGCTGGCGACAGCCCGGCGCCTGGTCGAAGCGGAGAGAATGGTCAGAACAGGCGAATGGCAAGCCTGGACACCGATGGGAATGACTGGGCAGAATGTACACGGTTCAACGGTCGGCATCATAGGCATGGGGCGGATTGGAGAAGCAGTGTGCCGTCGTGCGCAAGGCTTCAATATGGAAGTGATTTATCACAACCGAACTCGCAAAAATTTGGAAGACGCAGACTATGCGGAACTCGATGATTTATTGAAGCGTTCTGATTTTGTTGTGATCCTTGCTCCTCTGACAGAACAGACAAAAGGCATAATCGGCGAACGTGAACTGGCTCTGATGAAAGACACCGCGATTCTTATCAACTGTGGCAGGGGCGGAATTGTTGATGAACAAGCCCTTTATAAAGCGTTGAACAGTAAAGCGATTTGGGGAGCGGGGCTCGATGTATTCGAGCAAGAACCCTTGCCGCTTGACCATCCGCTTCAGACACTCCCTAATTTGACGGTCACGCCGCATATCGGCAGCGCCACCGTTCAGACACGCTACGCCATGATGGAACTGAACAAAAAAGCATTACTGGCGTGCGCGAACAGCAAGCCCATCAAGAATAGAGTATGCTGA
- a CDS encoding DedA family protein, with the protein MEQWMTSVMENYGYFGIFLLILLENVFPPVPSEVVLTAGGFMTSTTSLTIWGVILSATAGSVAGAAVLYGLGLLLDVERLERIIDKHGRWLRLKKADLYKADRWFDRFGGFAVFIGRLIPLIRSLISIPAGMSNMKFVLFLTFTTAGTLIWNTVLVYAGRAVGDNQEAILQQLSVYSNLVYALLFVGVVIGLWMFKKSRSTER; encoded by the coding sequence ATGGAACAATGGATGACATCGGTTATGGAAAATTACGGATATTTCGGGATTTTTCTGCTGATTCTGTTAGAGAATGTGTTTCCACCCGTCCCATCGGAAGTGGTTCTGACGGCTGGTGGATTCATGACCTCGACCACCAGTTTGACGATATGGGGAGTTATTTTATCTGCTACGGCTGGATCGGTTGCAGGGGCTGCTGTGCTTTATGGGCTTGGGCTTTTGCTGGATGTAGAACGGCTTGAGCGGATTATCGATAAACATGGCCGGTGGCTGCGCCTGAAAAAAGCGGATCTCTATAAAGCGGATCGCTGGTTTGATCGTTTCGGGGGATTCGCCGTATTTATTGGGCGGCTAATCCCACTTATCCGTAGCCTCATCTCAATCCCGGCAGGCATGTCCAATATGAAATTCGTACTTTTCCTGACATTTACGACAGCGGGCACCTTAATCTGGAACACGGTGCTCGTTTATGCCGGGCGGGCTGTCGGAGACAACCAAGAAGCAATCCTGCAGCAATTAAGCGTCTATTCAAACCTTGTCTATGCCTTGCTTTTTGTGGGTGTGGTGATTGGGTTGTGGATGTTTAAAAAAAGCCGCAGTACTGAGCGATAG
- the mbcS gene encoding acyl-CoA synthetase MbcS: MNVEQLIAPEQYNITSELEVYKNDAERIAVRWFDADNQRIELSYQDLFSKMNQYAQALIELGLEKGDRVLIILPRIPEAYMTYLACLRAGLVAIPCSEMLRKKDLSYRMEHSGAKAIIAHYKTTAETNSIEEKYDALNNKLIVGGTEQGWKSLEQLADAQSEEFEAVNTKREDTAFLSYTSGTTGNPKGVVHVHGWGYAHVRTAATEWLGVQSGDIVWATAAPGWQKWIWSPFLSTITLGATALVYNGGFDALKYLDILKEENVNVLCCTPTEYRIMAKVENLNDYKLPNLRSAVSAGEPLNRQVIDAFQEAFQLNVRDGYGQTENTLLVCILQDMDMKPGSMGKPTPGNPVDIINEDGQPAAAGEVGDIAVHKSCPALFREYYRDPERTKASFRGDWYLTGDQASRDEDGYFWFEGRSDDIIISSGYTIGPFEVEDALMKHPAVQECAVVAAPDEIRGNIVKAFVVLRESGRQDEEMVKELQDHVKGITAPYKYPRVIEFLKELPKTTSGKIRRVELRKMKA, encoded by the coding sequence ATGAATGTCGAACAATTGATTGCACCTGAACAATACAATATTACTTCTGAGTTGGAAGTGTACAAAAATGATGCGGAACGAATTGCGGTGCGCTGGTTTGACGCAGACAATCAGCGTATCGAATTGTCTTATCAAGATCTTTTTTCCAAAATGAACCAATATGCACAAGCCCTCATCGAACTAGGGCTTGAAAAAGGAGACCGCGTCCTCATTATTCTGCCGCGGATTCCGGAAGCATACATGACATATTTGGCATGCTTGCGTGCAGGCCTTGTTGCAATTCCTTGTTCTGAAATGCTGCGCAAAAAAGATTTGAGCTACCGCATGGAGCATTCAGGTGCAAAGGCGATTATCGCGCACTATAAGACGACAGCTGAAACGAATTCCATTGAAGAAAAGTACGATGCATTGAACAATAAATTGATTGTAGGCGGAACTGAACAAGGATGGAAGTCGCTGGAACAGCTAGCTGATGCACAATCGGAAGAGTTCGAAGCGGTCAATACGAAGCGGGAGGATACGGCATTTTTATCGTATACATCTGGAACAACCGGCAATCCGAAAGGTGTCGTCCACGTACACGGGTGGGGCTATGCGCACGTCCGGACGGCAGCGACTGAATGGCTTGGCGTGCAAAGCGGCGATATCGTCTGGGCAACAGCAGCACCAGGCTGGCAAAAGTGGATTTGGAGCCCGTTTCTTTCGACCATTACGCTCGGTGCGACCGCGCTCGTCTACAATGGCGGTTTCGATGCGCTGAAATATTTGGACATCCTCAAGGAAGAAAACGTTAACGTGTTGTGCTGTACGCCTACGGAATACCGCATCATGGCCAAGGTCGAAAACTTGAACGATTATAAATTACCTAATCTGCGCAGTGCCGTTTCTGCCGGGGAGCCGCTTAACCGACAAGTAATTGATGCTTTCCAGGAGGCCTTCCAGTTAAATGTCCGAGATGGCTACGGGCAGACGGAGAATACTTTGCTCGTGTGCATCTTACAGGACATGGATATGAAACCTGGTTCAATGGGGAAACCGACTCCGGGAAATCCAGTGGATATTATTAACGAAGACGGACAGCCGGCGGCAGCTGGGGAAGTGGGCGATATTGCTGTACACAAAAGCTGCCCTGCCTTGTTCCGAGAATATTACCGGGATCCGGAGCGGACAAAAGCATCTTTCCGCGGTGATTGGTATTTAACGGGAGACCAAGCTTCACGCGATGAAGACGGTTATTTCTGGTTTGAAGGCCGTAGCGACGACATCATCATTTCTTCCGGCTACACAATCGGGCCATTCGAAGTGGAAGATGCGCTTATGAAGCACCCGGCCGTACAGGAATGTGCAGTAGTGGCGGCGCCCGATGAAATTCGCGGCAATATCGTTAAGGCGTTTGTTGTATTAAGAGAGAGTGGCAGACAGGACGAGGAAATGGTTAAGGAATTGCAGGACCATGTCAAAGGCATCACTGCCCCTTATAAATACCCGCGTGTTATCGAGTTTCTGAAGGAACTGCCAAAAACAACTTCCGGAAAGATCCGCCGTGTAGAATTGCGTAAAATGAAGGCATAA
- a CDS encoding cation acetate symporter translates to MEQSWQLDNPILGLIVVGATFVLFYIVGFISNRQSKSAKELYVGGSNVGAITNGLAMASTYMSLATFLGITALILQLQVPFIMLWIQLILAIPLITIIYGTSLRRMGAFSPTHFIRDRYGTTASIIAALFMILVSIMYALGQMIGIAITFETLLGIPYITGLFIFGILIVGYITIGGMAGATNNAAIQMVIIALMFIVPLAAIMKAIGASGWYFPPLLYSDMVPAMMDALPSFFDYQFSPKWYFSIIPALTIGALGLPHLAMRVYTASSLKSARSAMVWFAFILGLVFSATYAMGFVGVFATTTQGVTISDGDADKLTIILNMVYNPEWVTALVIAGAISAGLSTLSGNLLAIGALISQDIISTLKPNISQRLNLRIGFIAIFAGGIASILLAINPPAFLVVSILWAFGLAGVTNAPLIIVGVWWKEANKFGAIAASVVAGAIYIIVSPFVFPSIVLTGHAVTDGMGLSGAMLAVPISFILLIVVSYITNRMPALSGKLTKQADIELIERIHGWKDIKAYRYNSTIGAGITVVVSAAVAIWALMPWGM, encoded by the coding sequence ATGGAGCAAAGTTGGCAACTGGACAATCCAATCCTGGGACTGATCGTCGTAGGTGCAACGTTTGTATTGTTTTATATCGTCGGTTTCATATCGAACCGCCAAAGCAAATCAGCTAAAGAGTTGTACGTAGGCGGATCGAATGTTGGAGCGATTACGAACGGCTTGGCGATGGCCTCTACATATATGAGTTTGGCAACGTTTTTAGGCATTACTGCCCTTATCCTGCAATTGCAGGTTCCTTTTATCATGTTGTGGATTCAATTGATTTTGGCTATTCCGTTGATTACGATCATTTACGGAACGAGTTTACGGCGTATGGGAGCATTTTCGCCGACTCATTTTATTCGTGACCGCTATGGCACGACGGCTTCCATCATCGCCGCTTTGTTCATGATTCTTGTGTCGATTATGTATGCGCTCGGCCAAATGATCGGCATCGCGATTACCTTTGAAACCTTGCTTGGCATCCCTTACATTACGGGGCTGTTTATCTTCGGTATCTTGATTGTCGGCTACATCACGATTGGTGGCATGGCAGGGGCAACGAATAACGCGGCGATCCAGATGGTCATCATCGCCTTGATGTTCATCGTGCCGCTTGCAGCAATCATGAAAGCAATCGGCGCCTCAGGTTGGTACTTCCCGCCATTATTGTATTCGGATATGGTGCCCGCAATGATGGACGCGTTGCCATCGTTCTTTGATTATCAATTCTCGCCCAAATGGTATTTCTCCATTATCCCAGCGCTGACAATTGGTGCTCTTGGATTGCCTCATTTGGCGATGCGCGTTTACACGGCTTCTTCATTGAAAAGTGCGCGTTCCGCGATGGTCTGGTTCGCCTTTATTCTCGGTTTAGTGTTCTCTGCAACGTATGCCATGGGCTTTGTTGGGGTTTTTGCAACAACCACACAAGGCGTGACAATTTCCGACGGCGATGCAGACAAATTAACGATCATTTTGAACATGGTCTATAACCCTGAATGGGTAACGGCGCTTGTGATTGCCGGTGCAATTTCGGCGGGTCTTTCAACATTGAGCGGAAACTTGCTGGCAATTGGCGCTTTGATCTCACAGGACATCATCTCTACATTGAAACCGAACATCTCGCAGCGTTTGAACTTGCGCATCGGCTTTATTGCAATTTTTGCAGGAGGGATTGCGAGTATCCTGCTTGCCATTAACCCGCCAGCATTCCTGGTCGTCAGTATTCTCTGGGCATTTGGCTTGGCAGGTGTCACCAATGCGCCGCTGATCATCGTTGGCGTCTGGTGGAAAGAAGCGAATAAATTTGGTGCCATTGCAGCATCTGTAGTTGCTGGTGCTATCTATATCATCGTGTCACCTTTTGTGTTCCCGAGCATCGTACTAACGGGTCATGCTGTCACAGATGGCATGGGGCTTTCCGGTGCCATGCTTGCAGTGCCGATCAGTTTTATCTTGCTGATTGTAGTTTCTTATATTACGAACCGCATGCCAGCACTATCTGGAAAATTGACGAAGCAAGCCGATATCGAGTTAATCGAACGGATACACGGTTGGAAAGATATCAAGGCGTATCGTTATAACAGCACGATCGGCGCAGGCATCACAGTTGTCGTTTCTGCCGCTGTCGCAATTTGGGCGTTAATGCCTTGGGGAATGTAA
- a CDS encoding mechanosensitive ion channel yields MNDVTNSFQNVGNTIINYIPNILGALLLLVVAWLVATIVRAIFSKGLKKAGVDNAMVKGHMAKTKEDADDKLDSIGKILYYLIFILFIPSVLQALDMNNVAQPISNMMDKFLAFLPNLFMAILILVIGYFIAKFVKKLVESLLATMNIDKWFNKMTNKSGVNERVASSDQNTLAKVLANVVFVIVLIPIVTVALETLNIESISQPIVLMLNQVLGMIPNIFVGIILILAGVFIAKFVADLLIGLLNGTGINRFSSYLSPDKNKEPSFDIAQIIGKIVQAIIIIFFVVEAMNVLQLDVLNSIGSAIIAYLPLLISSLIILGLGLIGGSMLGNYITRASGNRLFGGIVKYAIFIIAIFMTLDQLNFASNIVNLAFLFIIAGLAVAFAIAFGIGGRDFAKNQLAKMEKKIKEEDEKPNL; encoded by the coding sequence TTGAACGATGTAACCAATTCATTCCAGAATGTTGGGAACACAATTATCAATTATATCCCGAACATTCTCGGTGCCCTGTTGCTGCTTGTCGTTGCGTGGCTCGTTGCTACAATCGTTAGAGCTATTTTCTCGAAAGGGCTAAAAAAAGCAGGCGTTGACAATGCCATGGTAAAAGGACATATGGCTAAAACAAAGGAAGACGCAGATGACAAACTGGACTCTATCGGAAAAATTCTTTATTACTTAATCTTTATCCTGTTTATTCCAAGTGTTTTGCAAGCGCTCGACATGAATAATGTCGCCCAGCCAATCTCGAACATGATGGACAAGTTCCTGGCATTCCTGCCGAATCTGTTCATGGCGATCCTGATTTTGGTTATTGGCTACTTTATCGCGAAATTCGTTAAGAAATTGGTGGAGAGTTTACTAGCCACGATGAATATTGATAAATGGTTCAATAAAATGACCAATAAGTCTGGCGTAAACGAGCGTGTGGCGTCGAGCGATCAAAATACGCTAGCCAAAGTATTGGCGAATGTTGTTTTCGTCATCGTACTGATCCCGATTGTCACGGTAGCGCTTGAAACCTTGAACATCGAATCGATTTCGCAACCGATCGTATTGATGCTCAATCAAGTGCTAGGCATGATTCCGAACATCTTTGTCGGCATCATTTTAATCCTTGCAGGTGTCTTCATCGCGAAATTCGTTGCGGACCTATTGATTGGCCTATTGAATGGCACGGGGATCAATCGTTTCTCTTCTTATTTGAGCCCTGACAAGAACAAAGAGCCATCATTTGATATTGCTCAAATCATCGGCAAAATCGTTCAGGCGATCATCATTATCTTCTTCGTGGTTGAAGCGATGAATGTGCTGCAACTCGATGTGCTGAATTCCATCGGCAGCGCGATTATTGCGTACTTGCCGCTATTGATTAGTTCCTTGATCATCCTCGGCCTCGGGCTTATCGGTGGCAGCATGCTCGGAAATTATATTACACGAGCTTCCGGCAATCGATTGTTCGGCGGCATCGTCAAGTATGCGATTTTCATTATCGCGATCTTCATGACGCTTGATCAATTGAACTTCGCTTCGAACATTGTCAATCTGGCCTTCCTATTCATCATTGCAGGTCTGGCTGTTGCCTTTGCTATCGCTTTCGGAATTGGCGGCCGCGATTTTGCGAAAAACCAATTAGCGAAAATGGAAAAGAAAATAAAAGAAGAAGACGAAAAACCGAATTTGTAA
- a CDS encoding DMT family transporter, with protein sequence MQMKAYIWVVFAAMLWGTTGTAQTFLTGPAHPLTIGAARLAIGGFGLLIFVWISGNLKGVKVPWRWVGLSALCMALFQPFFFSSVQLTGVAIGTVVAIGSAPAFSGILEAFVMKRKPERVWMFSSFLSVAGCILLFANRDSYIVDPLGVMLGLLAGLAFAGYAMFSKNVLSFMEVVPAVAMIFSLSGLGLLPFLFFLDTGYLADPQNLMIVAYLGLATTSLAYLLFSSGLKTIPSSSAVTLSLAEPLTASVLGVAVVGEALSGQSWLGVALLIGGIALLAFGKTSNI encoded by the coding sequence ATGCAAATGAAAGCATACATATGGGTAGTATTTGCGGCGATGCTTTGGGGGACGACCGGAACAGCGCAAACTTTCCTCACAGGTCCGGCCCATCCTTTAACAATCGGAGCCGCGCGCCTTGCAATCGGCGGTTTTGGGCTTTTAATATTTGTGTGGATTTCAGGAAATCTAAAAGGCGTGAAGGTTCCGTGGCGATGGGTCGGGCTTTCCGCCTTGTGCATGGCCTTGTTTCAACCTTTCTTTTTTTCTTCTGTGCAGTTAACGGGAGTCGCAATCGGAACGGTTGTAGCAATTGGCAGTGCTCCAGCTTTTTCAGGAATACTGGAAGCGTTCGTTATGAAACGCAAACCTGAACGTGTCTGGATGTTTTCGAGTTTCTTGTCCGTTGCAGGCTGTATTTTGCTTTTTGCGAACCGTGATAGTTATATCGTTGACCCGCTCGGCGTGATGCTCGGGCTGCTAGCTGGTTTGGCATTTGCAGGATATGCCATGTTCAGCAAAAATGTCTTAAGCTTTATGGAAGTAGTACCCGCAGTGGCTATGATCTTTTCGCTCAGCGGCCTTGGCCTATTGCCGTTCCTGTTTTTCCTGGACACCGGCTATTTAGCGGACCCACAAAACTTGATGATTGTGGCTTACTTGGGCCTTGCCACGACAAGCCTCGCATATTTATTATTCTCGAGTGGACTAAAAACCATTCCTTCCTCCTCTGCGGTCACCTTGTCGCTAGCAGAGCCGCTGACAGCTTCTGTTTTGGGAGTGGCGGTCGTTGGTGAAGCATTGAGCGGGCAGTCTTGGCTCGGGGTGGCATTGTTGATCGGCGGCATTGCACTACTTGCTTTCGGAAAGACTAGCAACATTTAA
- a CDS encoding excisionase family DNA-binding protein, producing the protein MYMTVSETATFLSMPEEQVNRYILEGRIRAVHDGTQYLINTSQFDSHFRQMEIARLELEEWRATPIPDDVDVKDED; encoded by the coding sequence ATGTATATGACAGTCTCGGAAACTGCTACTTTTTTGTCGATGCCGGAAGAACAAGTCAATCGCTATATACTTGAAGGCCGCATTCGCGCAGTCCATGACGGAACCCAATACTTGATCAACACCTCCCAATTCGATAGCCATTTCCGCCAAATGGAAATCGCCAGACTGGAACTGGAAGAATGGCGCGCGACGCCGATCCCCGATGATGTCGATGTGAAAGACGAGGATTGA
- the metX gene encoding homoserine O-acetyltransferase MetX: protein MSTVSIGQLTLESGQLLPEVELAYERVGESSAPAILVCHALTGDQYAVGTADQPGWWAGLIGSGKAVDTEQFQVITFNVLGGCNGSTGPLSINPETGKPYRGTFPELTIRDMVKAERQALELLGIDHLTAVIGGSLGGMKTLEWARLYPDFLDTAITLAVTPYYGDYGVAFNHIGIQAIENDPEFQAGNYPLGTRLKGFEIARMAGMVTYRSSQLFNGRFGRARSGNDFEVQSYLDYQGRKLAGRFDPNSYLVLLKSMNTHDVEDVELSAELLSISYSHDLLYPGELMIPWVENQANAKWEKIETDFGHDGFLVEFENWAHHIQAQLQKTVNAKSHVLA, encoded by the coding sequence ATGAGCACAGTATCCATCGGCCAGCTAACACTTGAATCAGGCCAACTATTGCCTGAAGTAGAATTGGCGTATGAACGTGTCGGGGAAAGTTCTGCACCTGCGATTCTGGTTTGCCACGCATTGACAGGTGATCAATACGCAGTAGGAACTGCGGATCAACCAGGCTGGTGGGCGGGTCTGATCGGTTCTGGAAAAGCGGTGGATACTGAACAATTCCAAGTCATCACATTCAATGTGCTCGGCGGCTGCAATGGGTCGACAGGGCCGCTGTCCATCAATCCAGAAACCGGGAAGCCTTACCGCGGCACCTTTCCGGAATTGACGATCCGTGACATGGTCAAAGCAGAGCGCCAAGCATTGGAACTATTAGGTATCGACCATCTCACGGCAGTCATTGGCGGCTCTCTCGGCGGTATGAAAACTTTGGAATGGGCGCGGCTTTATCCGGACTTTTTGGATACGGCCATCACGCTCGCGGTCACGCCTTATTACGGAGACTATGGAGTGGCGTTCAACCATATTGGCATCCAGGCAATCGAAAATGACCCTGAGTTCCAAGCCGGTAATTATCCGCTGGGAACGCGGCTAAAAGGATTTGAAATCGCCCGCATGGCTGGTATGGTGACGTACCGAAGCAGCCAATTATTCAACGGGCGTTTCGGTCGTGCACGCAGCGGAAATGACTTTGAAGTCCAGTCTTACTTGGATTACCAAGGACGCAAACTTGCAGGACGCTTCGACCCGAACAGTTACTTGGTTTTATTGAAATCGATGAACACACACGATGTGGAGGATGTAGAATTATCTGCTGAGCTGTTATCGATCTCTTATAGCCATGACTTGTTGTATCCAGGAGAGCTGATGATTCCTTGGGTCGAAAACCAAGCGAATGCCAAATGGGAAAAAATCGAGACGGATTTTGGCCATGACGGATTTTTAGTAGAATTTGAAAATTGGGCACATCACATACAAGCCCAATTGCAGAAAACGGTGAATGCCAAAAGCCATGTATTAGCGTAA
- a CDS encoding O-acetylhomoserine aminocarboxypropyltransferase/cysteine synthase family protein, translating to MTNFKPETLLLHGGQEPDPVTGARGVPVHKTTSYVFKDTEHAQNLFGLKEAGNIYSRIMNPTVDVFEQRVALLEGGTAAVALSSGMAAIAFSVLNIAEAGDEIIADSNLYGGTYNLFANTLPRYGINVKFVDATDPENFRAAITDKTKALFGEIIGNPSLNVFDVERVADIAHENGVPLLIDNTFASPFVSNPIEFGADVVIHSATKWIGGHGTTIGGVAVDAGRFNWDNPRFPNYTEPDESYHGIRFGIDVPEAAFATKLRVQLLRDFGPSLSADSAHALLQGLETLHLRIPRHATNAQKVAEYLKGHPQVEWVNYLGLEGHPSKTLADKYLKDSYGSIVNFGIKGGREAGRKVIDGVHLWSHVANVGDAKSLIIHPASTTHQQLTAEELKNTGVTEELIRLSVGLENHEDLIADLEQAIQAAVLENA from the coding sequence ATGACAAACTTTAAACCAGAAACTCTACTTTTACACGGCGGCCAAGAACCCGATCCAGTAACAGGGGCACGCGGCGTACCGGTCCATAAAACGACTTCTTATGTATTCAAAGATACAGAGCACGCACAAAACCTATTCGGCTTGAAAGAAGCGGGCAATATTTATTCGCGGATCATGAACCCAACAGTCGATGTATTCGAACAACGCGTCGCATTACTTGAAGGCGGAACGGCAGCGGTTGCTTTGTCTTCCGGAATGGCCGCCATTGCATTCTCTGTATTGAATATCGCTGAAGCGGGAGATGAAATTATTGCGGACAGCAACCTATATGGAGGTACGTATAATCTCTTCGCCAATACCTTGCCGCGTTATGGCATTAACGTAAAATTCGTTGATGCGACCGACCCTGAAAATTTCCGTGCAGCGATTACAGACAAGACGAAAGCCTTGTTTGGCGAAATCATTGGAAATCCTAGTTTGAACGTATTCGATGTGGAACGAGTCGCGGATATCGCCCACGAAAATGGAGTTCCATTATTGATCGATAACACATTCGCTTCTCCTTTCGTCAGCAATCCGATCGAATTTGGAGCAGACGTAGTGATCCATTCCGCCACGAAATGGATCGGCGGGCACGGGACGACAATCGGCGGCGTAGCGGTCGATGCGGGGCGCTTTAACTGGGACAATCCACGCTTCCCGAACTATACCGAGCCGGACGAAAGCTACCACGGCATCCGTTTTGGCATCGACGTGCCGGAAGCGGCGTTCGCTACCAAATTGCGCGTCCAGCTATTGCGTGATTTCGGCCCATCGCTCAGCGCGGACAGCGCCCATGCCTTGTTGCAGGGACTTGAAACCTTGCATCTGCGGATTCCGCGCCATGCGACGAATGCGCAAAAAGTTGCAGAATACTTAAAAGGCCATCCGCAAGTCGAGTGGGTCAATTACCTGGGTCTCGAAGGCCATCCATCGAAAACACTTGCTGATAAATATTTGAAAGACAGCTACGGGTCGATCGTCAATTTCGGCATCAAAGGCGGAAGAGAAGCAGGACGCAAAGTCATCGATGGCGTTCATTTATGGTCGCATGTCGCGAATGTTGGCGACGCCAAATCATTGATCATCCATCCGGCTTCAACGACTCACCAGCAATTGACGGCAGAAGAGCTGAAAAACACTGGCGTTACGGAAGAGTTGATTCGCTTGTCTGTAGGATTGGAAAACCATGAAGATTTAATCGCTGATTTAGAGCAAGCCATTCAAGCGGCAGTACTCGAGAACGCGTAA